Proteins encoded by one window of Microbacterium testaceum:
- the ilvD gene encoding dihydroxy-acid dehydratase, producing MPAPQNPNTGEFDIKPRSRVVTDGIEATTSRGMLRAVGMGDEDWDKPQIGIASSWNEITPCNLSLDRLAQGAKEGVHAGGGYPLQFGTISVSDGISMGHEGMHFSLVSREVIADSVETVMMAERLDGSVLLAGCDKSIPGMLMASARLDLSSVFLYAGSIAPGWVKLSDGTEKDVTIIDSFEAVGACLAGKMSEADLKRIECAIAPGEGACGGMYTANTMASVAEALGLSLPGSAAPPSADRRRDYFAHRSGEAVVNLLRQGITTRDILTKEAFENAIALAMALGGSTNVVLHLLAIANEAEVELNLHDFNRIGDRTPHVADMKPFGQYVMNDVDRHGGIPVIMKAMLDEGLLHGDALTVTGKTLAENLADLNPDPVDGKVIHSFNDPIHATGGITILHGSMAPEGAVVKSAGFDGNVFEGPARVFERERGAMDALEAGEIAAGDVVVIRYEGPKGGPGMREMLAITAAIKGAGLGKDVLLLTDGRFSGGTTGLCIGHIAPEAVDAGPIAFVRDGDLIRVDIAARTLDLIVDDAELSSRREGWEPLPPRYTRGVLAKYSKLVHSAAEGAVTG from the coding sequence ATGCCCGCACCGCAGAATCCGAACACCGGCGAATTCGACATCAAGCCCCGCAGTCGCGTCGTCACCGATGGCATCGAAGCCACCACGTCGCGCGGAATGCTCCGCGCCGTCGGCATGGGTGACGAGGATTGGGACAAGCCCCAGATCGGCATCGCGTCGAGCTGGAACGAGATCACGCCCTGCAACCTCAGCCTCGACCGCCTCGCGCAGGGCGCGAAAGAGGGCGTGCACGCCGGCGGCGGGTACCCGTTGCAGTTCGGGACCATCTCCGTCTCCGACGGCATCTCGATGGGCCACGAGGGCATGCACTTCTCGCTCGTGTCGCGCGAGGTCATCGCCGACAGCGTCGAGACCGTGATGATGGCCGAGCGCCTCGACGGCTCCGTGCTGCTCGCCGGCTGCGACAAGTCGATCCCCGGCATGCTCATGGCATCCGCTCGTCTCGACCTCTCGAGCGTCTTCCTCTACGCCGGCTCCATCGCCCCGGGCTGGGTCAAGCTCAGCGACGGCACCGAGAAGGACGTCACGATCATCGACTCGTTCGAGGCCGTGGGCGCGTGCCTCGCGGGCAAGATGAGCGAGGCCGATCTCAAGCGCATCGAGTGCGCGATCGCCCCGGGTGAGGGCGCGTGCGGTGGCATGTACACCGCCAACACCATGGCGTCCGTCGCCGAGGCCCTCGGCCTCAGCCTCCCCGGCTCCGCAGCCCCGCCCTCGGCCGACCGCCGCCGCGACTACTTCGCCCACCGCTCGGGCGAGGCCGTGGTCAACCTGCTGCGCCAGGGCATCACCACGCGCGACATCCTCACCAAAGAGGCGTTCGAGAACGCCATCGCCCTCGCCATGGCGCTCGGCGGCTCGACCAACGTCGTGCTGCACCTGCTCGCCATCGCGAACGAGGCCGAGGTCGAGCTCAACCTGCACGACTTCAACCGCATCGGCGACCGCACGCCCCACGTGGCCGACATGAAGCCCTTCGGCCAGTACGTCATGAACGACGTCGACCGCCACGGCGGCATCCCGGTCATCATGAAGGCCATGCTCGACGAGGGGCTGCTGCACGGCGACGCGCTCACCGTCACGGGCAAGACCCTCGCCGAGAACCTCGCGGACCTGAACCCCGACCCGGTCGACGGCAAGGTCATCCACTCGTTCAACGACCCGATCCACGCGACCGGCGGCATCACGATCCTGCACGGCTCGATGGCCCCCGAGGGTGCGGTGGTGAAGTCGGCCGGCTTCGACGGGAACGTCTTCGAAGGCCCCGCCCGCGTGTTCGAGCGCGAGCGCGGCGCGATGGACGCCCTCGAGGCGGGCGAGATCGCCGCCGGCGACGTCGTGGTCATCCGCTACGAGGGTCCCAAGGGCGGTCCGGGCATGCGCGAGATGCTCGCGATCACCGCGGCCATCAAGGGCGCGGGCCTCGGAAAAGATGTACTACTGTTGACGGACGGACGATTCTCAGGCGGCACAACCGGCCTGTGCATCGGCCACATAGCTCCCGAAGCGGTGGACGCAGGTCCCATCGCCTTCGTGCGCGATGGTGATCTGATACGGGTCGATATCGCCGCTCGCACTCTCGACTTGATCGTCGATGACGCCGAGCTGAGTTCCCGCCGCGAAGGCTGGGAACCGCTTCCCCCGCGCTATACCCGTGGCGTTCTGGCCAAGTACTCCAAGCTCGTGCACTCCGCCGCGGAGGGCGCGGTCACGGGCTGA
- the otsB gene encoding trehalose-phosphatase produces MTAADATVEAVATTDTLLVALDFDGTLSPLVDEPMSARMTPGARAAVDALAVLPRTVVALVSGRSLGHLREIAEHDDSSPILLAGSHGAQFWVPGAGIEETGDNAADLELRDELQKEVLERTADMAGVWIEPKEYGLGVHTRTADAATARAARALVDEMLADRAPSWRRRTGHDILEFSFRHEGKDSAVARLRERVGATAVLFAGDDVTDEDALSSLDAGDLGVRVGGGDTAATLRVDDIDAFVAVLEDVARLRRAHVD; encoded by the coding sequence ATGACCGCCGCCGACGCGACGGTCGAGGCCGTCGCCACCACCGACACGCTCCTCGTCGCCCTCGATTTCGACGGCACGCTCTCGCCGCTCGTCGACGAGCCGATGTCGGCGCGGATGACCCCGGGTGCCCGGGCCGCGGTCGACGCCCTCGCGGTGCTCCCGCGTACGGTCGTCGCCCTGGTCTCGGGGCGCTCGCTCGGGCACCTGCGCGAGATCGCCGAGCACGACGACTCCTCGCCCATCTTGCTCGCGGGCTCGCACGGCGCCCAGTTCTGGGTGCCCGGTGCAGGGATCGAAGAGACGGGCGACAACGCCGCCGACCTCGAGCTGCGGGACGAGCTGCAGAAGGAGGTCCTCGAGCGCACGGCCGACATGGCGGGTGTCTGGATCGAGCCCAAGGAGTACGGTCTCGGCGTCCACACGCGCACCGCGGATGCCGCGACCGCTCGGGCCGCCCGTGCTCTCGTCGACGAGATGCTCGCCGATCGAGCGCCCTCGTGGCGGCGTCGCACCGGCCACGACATCCTCGAGTTCTCGTTCCGACACGAGGGCAAGGACTCCGCCGTGGCGCGCTTGCGCGAGCGCGTCGGGGCGACGGCCGTGCTGTTCGCGGGCGACGACGTCACCGATGAAGATGCCCTGAGCTCCCTGGATGCCGGTGACCTCGGCGTGCGCGTGGGCGGGGGAGACACCGCGGCGACGCTCCGCGTGGACGACATCGACGCGTTCGTCGCGGTGTTGGAGGATGTGGCGCGCCTGCGTCGTGCGCACGTCGACTGA